The Carnobacterium divergens genome includes a window with the following:
- a CDS encoding phosphate ABC transporter substrate-binding protein PstS family protein, producing the protein MKLKKTALLVFLSSLFLVAACGGKGVDRGESITVVGSSALQPLVEAAGEEFATAHLGKFINVQGGGSGTGLSQVASGAVNIGNSDVFAEEKEGIDAAALVDHRVAVVGITPIVNKGVGVKELTKKELQDIFTGKIKNWKEVGGKDLKIVILNRATGSGTRSTFEKWALDGKESIQAQEQDSTGMVRQIVGDTPGAISYVAFSYVNDTVKALSIDGVEPTDKNVTTNKWTIWSYEHMYTKGEPTGLTKDFIEFILSPDIQKTVVKKLGYLPSADMKVTRTVDGVVSPIE; encoded by the coding sequence ATGAAATTAAAAAAAACTGCCCTTCTAGTATTTCTTTCTTCCCTATTTTTAGTAGCAGCATGTGGAGGAAAAGGTGTTGACCGCGGCGAATCAATTACTGTAGTTGGTTCTTCAGCTTTACAGCCCCTCGTGGAGGCAGCAGGTGAAGAATTTGCAACTGCTCATTTAGGTAAATTTATCAATGTTCAAGGTGGCGGAAGTGGAACAGGCTTAAGTCAGGTTGCAAGTGGTGCGGTAAATATTGGAAATTCAGATGTATTTGCTGAAGAAAAAGAAGGCATTGACGCGGCTGCACTAGTAGATCACAGAGTAGCGGTTGTTGGGATTACACCAATTGTGAATAAAGGCGTAGGAGTAAAAGAATTAACTAAAAAAGAATTACAAGATATTTTTACTGGAAAAATCAAGAATTGGAAAGAAGTAGGCGGAAAAGATTTAAAAATAGTTATTTTAAATCGTGCAACAGGAAGTGGAACACGCTCTACTTTTGAAAAATGGGCCTTAGACGGCAAAGAAAGTATCCAGGCTCAAGAGCAAGATTCAACAGGCATGGTGCGCCAAATTGTAGGAGATACACCAGGAGCTATCAGTTATGTGGCATTTTCATACGTCAATGATACGGTTAAAGCTCTATCAATTGATGGCGTGGAACCAACAGATAAAAATGTGACAACAAATAAATGGACGATTTGGTCTTACGAGCATATGTATACTAAAGGAGAGCCAACAGGATTAACAAAGGATTTTATTGAATTCATTTTATCACCTGATATTCAAAAAACAGTTGTAAAAAAATTAGGGTACCTACCTTCTGCTGATATGAAAGTAACAAGAACCGTCGATGGAGTTGTCAGTCCAATTGAGTAG
- a CDS encoding phosphate ABC transporter substrate-binding protein PstS family protein has translation MKVNNLAKVVFTVGLGLTLVACGGNKTDSSASSQSSEKNSAPTETITAVGSTALQPLVEAAAEEYSTANPGNTITVQGGGSGTGLSQVSNGSVTIGNSDVFAEEKEGVDAKALVDHKVAVVGMGPVVNKNVGVKSISKQQLIDIFTGKITNWNEVGGKDQSIVVLNRASGSGTRASFEKWALDGQKAIQAQEQDSSGAVRKIVSETPGAISYLAFSYFDDSLLALSIDNVEPTEKNVADNSWTIWSYEHMYTKGKPSKDVQAFLDYMLTDEVQKGVVKKLGYLPISSMKVERSHDGVIK, from the coding sequence ATGAAAGTTAATAACTTAGCAAAAGTTGTTTTCACAGTAGGTTTAGGTTTAACATTAGTAGCTTGTGGAGGAAATAAAACAGATTCATCAGCAAGCTCACAATCAAGCGAAAAAAATAGTGCACCAACAGAAACAATTACTGCAGTGGGTTCAACGGCTTTACAACCGCTAGTAGAAGCTGCTGCAGAAGAATATTCAACAGCCAACCCAGGGAACACGATTACCGTTCAAGGTGGCGGAAGTGGAACTGGATTAAGCCAAGTATCAAACGGCTCCGTAACAATTGGAAACTCAGATGTATTTGCTGAAGAAAAAGAAGGCGTAGATGCTAAGGCTCTTGTTGATCATAAGGTTGCCGTTGTAGGAATGGGACCTGTTGTGAATAAGAACGTAGGCGTTAAATCAATCTCTAAACAACAACTGATTGATATCTTTACTGGAAAAATTACCAACTGGAACGAAGTGGGGGGTAAAGATCAAAGTATCGTTGTTTTAAATCGTGCAAGCGGAAGTGGAACACGAGCGTCTTTTGAAAAATGGGCATTAGATGGACAAAAAGCAATCCAAGCCCAAGAGCAAGATTCATCGGGTGCTGTTCGTAAAATTGTTTCTGAAACACCAGGAGCAATCAGTTACTTGGCATTCTCTTATTTTGACGACAGTCTTTTAGCGTTATCTATTGATAACGTAGAACCAACTGAAAAAAATGTAGCAGACAACTCTTGGACGATTTGGTCTTACGAGCATATGTATACAAAAGGCAAACCGTCTAAAGATGTTCAAGCATTCTTAGATTATATGCTAACAGATGAAGTTCAAAAAGGCGTTGTTAAAAAATTAGGTTACCTTCCAATCAGTTCAATGAAAGTTGAACGCAGTCATGATGGAGTAATCAAATAG
- the pstC gene encoding phosphate ABC transporter permease subunit PstC, with amino-acid sequence MEEIHERLLKKSKKSKLETIGKSISFICIAFIVLVVASILYFVASKGIATFTTNKVSLWAFLTGTVWNPSAKGADGQPLVGALPMITGSFVVTLLSAIVATPFALGAAIFMTEISPKTGKKVLQPVIELLVGIPSVVYGFIGLTVIVPFVRNTFGGSGFGILAGTFVLFVMILPTVTSMTVDALNSVPTHYREASLALGATRWQTIYKVVLRAAVPGILTSVVFGMARAFGEALAIQMVVGNAALMPKDLVSPASTLTSILTMGMGNTVMGSLENNVLWSLALILLVMSLIFNIAIRMIGKKGAVK; translated from the coding sequence TTGGAAGAAATTCATGAACGACTGTTAAAAAAATCAAAAAAGTCAAAATTAGAAACAATTGGTAAAAGTATTAGCTTTATCTGTATTGCCTTTATCGTGTTAGTTGTTGCATCAATTTTATATTTTGTAGCAAGTAAAGGAATCGCTACATTTACTACCAATAAAGTATCCCTTTGGGCGTTTCTAACGGGAACCGTTTGGAATCCAAGTGCTAAGGGAGCAGACGGCCAACCACTTGTTGGCGCGTTACCAATGATTACAGGTTCTTTTGTTGTAACGTTGCTTTCAGCAATTGTGGCAACACCCTTTGCATTAGGAGCAGCTATTTTTATGACAGAGATTTCACCAAAGACAGGAAAAAAAGTTTTACAGCCTGTTATTGAGTTGTTGGTGGGGATTCCTTCTGTTGTTTATGGTTTTATTGGCTTAACAGTGATTGTTCCATTTGTACGAAATACATTTGGTGGGAGTGGGTTTGGGATTTTAGCAGGAACCTTTGTCTTATTCGTTATGATTTTACCAACGGTAACAAGTATGACTGTAGATGCACTAAATTCAGTTCCAACGCATTACCGAGAAGCATCATTGGCGCTAGGTGCTACAAGATGGCAAACGATTTATAAAGTTGTTTTGCGTGCTGCGGTACCCGGTATTTTAACTTCAGTTGTTTTCGGGATGGCCCGCGCTTTTGGTGAAGCCTTAGCCATTCAAATGGTTGTAGGGAATGCAGCCTTAATGCCAAAAGATTTAGTATCACCGGCATCAACTTTAACGAGTATTTTAACAATGGGAATGGGAAATACAGTCATGGGATCATTAGAAAACAATGTCCTATGGTCATTAGCACTTATCCTATTAGTGATGTCATTGATTTTCAATATTGCCATCCGCATGATTGGTAAAAAAGGAGCTGTTAAATAG
- the pstA gene encoding phosphate ABC transporter permease PstA, whose product MNAKRADKLAVSILYIISGIIVLILFSLLAFILWRGIPHLSWDFLTKPAKTFEKGGGIGIQLFNSFYLLILTMIISIPISLGAGIYLSEYAKKNWITDFVRTAIEVLSSLPSIVVGLFGFLIFVVQLGFGFSILSGALALTLFNLPLLTRTVEDSLRAIPSTQREAGLALGLSRWETVTRIITPAALPGILTGMILAAGRVFGEAAALIYTAGQSAPALDFTNWNPLYIASPLNPLRPAETLAVHIWKVNSEGIMPDAAAVSAGASAVLIIAVLLFNFLARFLGKWIHKKATSA is encoded by the coding sequence ATGAATGCCAAAAGAGCAGATAAACTTGCAGTTAGCATTTTATATATTATTTCTGGAATAATTGTATTGATTTTATTCAGTTTATTAGCGTTTATTTTATGGCGCGGAATTCCTCATCTTTCATGGGACTTTTTAACAAAACCAGCAAAAACATTTGAAAAAGGTGGCGGAATAGGAATTCAACTATTCAATTCCTTCTATCTTTTGATTTTAACAATGATAATTAGTATTCCTATCTCGTTAGGAGCAGGAATTTATCTCTCAGAATACGCGAAGAAAAATTGGATTACTGATTTTGTTAGAACGGCAATTGAAGTATTAAGTTCACTGCCTTCAATTGTAGTCGGACTTTTTGGTTTTTTAATTTTCGTTGTACAATTAGGGTTTGGTTTTTCAATTTTATCAGGTGCCCTTGCATTAACTTTATTTAATCTTCCACTTTTAACTAGAACGGTAGAAGACTCTTTACGTGCGATTCCTTCCACTCAAAGAGAGGCTGGCCTAGCACTTGGTTTATCTCGTTGGGAGACCGTTACGCGCATCATTACACCAGCTGCATTGCCTGGTATTTTAACTGGGATGATTTTAGCAGCCGGACGTGTTTTTGGTGAAGCAGCAGCGTTAATTTATACAGCGGGTCAAAGTGCACCAGCTTTGGATTTTACAAACTGGAATCCGTTATACATTGCAAGTCCATTAAACCCACTACGTCCAGCAGAAACATTGGCTGTTCATATTTGGAAGGTAAATAGCGAAGGCATTATGCCTGACGCAGCGGCTGTTTCAGCTGGGGCATCAGCAGTATTAATTATTGCAGTACTTCTGTTTAATTTCCTTGCTCGTTTCCTTGGAAAATGGATTCATAAAAAAGCAACATCTGCATAA
- the pstB gene encoding phosphate ABC transporter ATP-binding protein PstB, translating to MDRGQEVALKTNDLHVWYGQNEAIKGVSLEFEKNKIASLIGPSGCGKSTYLRALNRMNDEISGTKVTGEIMYQGIDVNANNIDVYEMRKNIGMVFQRPNPFSKSIYENITFALKRHGLKDKHELDEIVETSLKQAALWDQVKDNLHKSALALSGGQQQRLCIARAIAMKPDILLLDEPASALDPISTSKVEDTLLSLKEQYTIVIVTHNMQQAARISDYTAFFYMGNVIEYDETRKVFTRPKIQSTEDYVSGHFG from the coding sequence ATGGATCGCGGGCAAGAAGTAGCTTTAAAAACCAATGATCTCCATGTATGGTATGGTCAAAATGAAGCCATTAAAGGTGTTTCTTTAGAATTTGAAAAAAATAAAATTGCTTCATTAATTGGCCCAAGTGGCTGTGGGAAATCCACTTATTTACGTGCTTTGAATCGAATGAATGATGAAATTTCGGGTACTAAAGTAACAGGTGAAATTATGTATCAAGGAATTGATGTTAATGCAAACAACATTGATGTTTACGAAATGCGTAAAAATATCGGCATGGTTTTTCAACGTCCGAACCCATTTAGTAAATCAATTTATGAAAACATTACATTCGCATTAAAACGTCATGGTCTAAAAGACAAGCATGAATTAGACGAAATAGTTGAAACCAGTTTAAAACAAGCAGCTCTATGGGATCAAGTCAAAGATAATTTGCATAAAAGTGCATTAGCATTATCAGGTGGACAACAACAACGTTTGTGTATTGCTAGAGCCATTGCGATGAAACCGGATATACTATTACTAGATGAGCCCGCAAGTGCACTAGATCCAATTTCAACGAGTAAGGTAGAAGATACGTTACTTTCTTTAAAAGAACAGTACACAATTGTAATTGTGACGCATAATATGCAACAAGCTGCTCGTATCAGTGACTATACAGCCTTTTTCTACATGGGAAATGTGATTGAATACGATGAAACTAGAAAAGTCTTTACACGACCTAAGATTCAGTCGACAGAAGACTATGTATCAGGACACTTTGGATAG
- the pstB gene encoding phosphate ABC transporter ATP-binding protein PstB has product MSEKNYVIESRNVHLYYGKNEALKGISLDFEPKGITALIGPSGCGKSTYLRTLNRMNDLIPNVTINGTVLLKGEDIYGPKMDTVKLRKQVGMVFQQPNPFPFSIYDNVAYGLKIAGMKDKAKMDAIVEESLKKAAVWEDVKDKLNKSALSLSGGQQQRVCIARVLAVEPEVILLDEPTSALDPVSSGKIENMLLELKEYYTMIMVTHNMQQASRISDKTAFFLQGDLIEFGDTRQIFTNPHEKETDDYISGRFG; this is encoded by the coding sequence GTGAGTGAAAAAAATTATGTAATTGAGTCACGAAATGTTCATTTATACTATGGAAAAAATGAAGCCTTAAAAGGCATTTCATTAGATTTTGAACCTAAGGGAATTACTGCTTTGATTGGTCCAAGTGGTTGCGGGAAATCAACGTATCTAAGAACTTTAAATCGAATGAATGATTTGATTCCAAACGTTACAATCAATGGAACGGTGCTGTTAAAAGGCGAAGATATCTACGGTCCTAAGATGGATACGGTTAAGTTAAGAAAGCAAGTTGGAATGGTTTTTCAACAGCCAAATCCTTTTCCCTTCTCTATTTATGACAATGTTGCCTATGGGCTAAAGATTGCAGGTATGAAAGACAAAGCGAAGATGGATGCTATTGTAGAAGAGAGCTTAAAAAAAGCGGCAGTCTGGGAAGACGTTAAGGATAAGCTGAATAAAAGTGCCCTCTCATTATCTGGTGGGCAGCAACAACGTGTGTGTATTGCAAGAGTATTGGCAGTGGAACCAGAAGTCATTCTATTAGATGAACCAACAAGTGCTTTAGATCCCGTTTCAAGTGGAAAAATCGAAAATATGTTGCTAGAATTGAAAGAATATTATACCATGATAATGGTAACCCACAATATGCAACAAGCGTCACGTATTTCAGATAAAACCGCATTCTTTTTACAAGGAGATTTAATTGAATTTGGAGATACAAGACAAATCTTTACAAATCCACACGAAAAAGAAACCGATGATTATATTTCTGGACGCTTTGGTTAA
- the phoU gene encoding phosphate signaling complex protein PhoU: MRRVFEEELNDLHLRFSEMGMMVNEAIYKSVKAFINHDKELAKEVIANDHFINERELDLEKRSFEMIALQQPVTTDLRIIVTVMKASSDLERMADHAVSIAKSTIRVKGNKRIPEIEAEIADMADKVKVMVEEVLEAYVKNDSKKAKKIAKMDGEVDLYFKQIYKSCIEEMKANSEIVVGASDYMLVAGYLERIGDYVTNICEWIVYLSTGKVSELNTTNKK, translated from the coding sequence GTGAGACGAGTTTTTGAAGAGGAATTAAATGACTTACACTTGCGTTTTTCTGAAATGGGCATGATGGTAAATGAAGCCATCTATAAATCGGTTAAAGCTTTTATCAATCACGATAAAGAGTTAGCAAAAGAGGTTATTGCTAATGACCATTTCATTAATGAACGTGAATTAGATTTAGAAAAAAGAAGTTTTGAAATGATAGCCTTACAACAACCGGTTACAACCGATTTAAGAATTATTGTAACGGTTATGAAGGCGAGTTCAGATTTAGAGAGAATGGCGGATCATGCAGTAAGTATTGCGAAATCAACTATTCGAGTAAAAGGAAACAAACGCATCCCTGAAATTGAAGCAGAAATTGCAGATATGGCAGATAAAGTAAAAGTGATGGTAGAGGAAGTTTTAGAAGCTTACGTAAAAAATGATTCTAAGAAAGCCAAAAAAATCGCAAAAATGGATGGCGAAGTTGATTTATACTTCAAGCAAATCTATAAAAGCTGTATTGAAGAAATGAAAGCCAACTCAGAAATCGTTGTTGGTGCTTCAGATTATATGTTAGTTGCAGGTTACTTAGAACGTATTGGTGATTATGTTACCAATATTTGTGAGTGGATTGTTTACCTTTCTACTGGAAAAGTATCTGAATTAAATACAACAAATAAAAAATAA
- a CDS encoding ArsR/SmtB family transcription factor, which translates to MTFENKKLTDQTIQRVSQIFKVLSDPTRISILYLLEKQELNVGAIAQCLGMEQSAVSHQLRTLRTANLVKSRRDGKTIYYSQDDEHVLDLLTQAVKHTKHIQ; encoded by the coding sequence ATGACTTTTGAAAATAAAAAATTAACGGATCAAACAATACAACGCGTCAGTCAAATTTTCAAAGTATTGAGTGATCCCACTCGGATTTCAATCTTATACTTATTAGAAAAGCAAGAACTTAACGTAGGAGCGATTGCCCAATGTTTAGGGATGGAACAATCAGCAGTCTCACATCAACTTAGAACTCTAAGAACCGCTAATTTAGTCAAATCAAGACGCGATGGCAAAACAATTTACTACAGTCAAGATGATGAACACGTATTAGATTTACTAACTCAAGCAGTAAAACATACCAAACATATTCAATAG
- a CDS encoding heavy metal translocating P-type ATPase, producing the protein MKRYPVKGLDCADCTLRLETQINRLENGTDAKLNYTTSTLVASENLDLKAVEKILATENARLVTSVQNNQEEDHGDHEHNHEDGDTKMVITKVIISVILLLIGIFVEDNGQTYFSLALYFVATVLSGWPTFKQGAKNLTRFTFNIDTLMTIALIGAFAIGEYREGTLVAILFGVNEWLEGLGMMQARKSMESLLNVQPKFAMRVKNGIEEKVSIDQLAIGDVVKVIAGEQIPSDGIVLKGTSSVNESAITGESVPVEKQIDATVFGGSINNDGTLFITLTKAYQDSALAKILNLVYEAQETKTQTELFINKFAKYYTPLIMLLAVLVMIVPPLFLGAEWMPWLYEGLAVLIIGCPCALVLSSPIALVAGITKSARIGILIKGGNHLETLGRLETIAFDKTGTLTEGKLAVSDVKVYRPEFYQISRLMEQESMHPIAKAIVSYTLENNSQEDSLQVEELVTVAGSGLTGKIKDTHYFLGNERQIPEELLTKEIKKDIEYFKENGRTLVITASETEVLGIFGLTDKIRSESKEIISDLHKLGMKKVVMLTGDHEKIAESVANELGIDEVHSSLLPEQKLDLIDELSTKGITAMVGDGVNDSPALVKSDLGIAMGKGTDSAIEVADVVLMQDHLGRLPDAIRIAKLVKKIIRINISIALGLKVIALLLTIPGWLTLWFAILADMGATILVTLISLTILLPMRKLGKK; encoded by the coding sequence ATGAAAAGATATCCAGTCAAAGGATTAGATTGCGCCGATTGCACATTAAGGCTAGAAACCCAGATCAATCGTTTAGAAAATGGGACAGATGCGAAATTAAACTACACAACAAGTACTTTAGTGGCTTCAGAAAACTTAGATTTAAAAGCTGTTGAAAAAATATTAGCAACTGAAAATGCTCGATTAGTAACCTCAGTTCAAAATAATCAAGAAGAGGATCATGGAGATCACGAGCACAATCACGAAGATGGAGATACAAAGATGGTGATTACAAAAGTCATTATTTCAGTTATCCTCCTACTAATTGGAATTTTTGTAGAAGATAATGGGCAAACCTATTTTTCACTAGCTTTGTATTTTGTAGCAACCGTTCTAAGTGGATGGCCAACTTTCAAACAAGGAGCAAAAAACCTCACACGGTTTACCTTTAACATTGATACTTTAATGACCATTGCATTAATTGGTGCGTTTGCTATTGGTGAGTATCGAGAAGGAACCTTGGTTGCAATTCTCTTCGGTGTAAACGAATGGCTTGAAGGATTGGGAATGATGCAAGCTCGAAAATCAATGGAGAGTCTTTTAAATGTTCAACCTAAATTCGCAATGCGGGTAAAAAATGGAATTGAAGAAAAAGTTTCTATCGACCAATTAGCAATTGGCGATGTGGTAAAAGTCATTGCGGGTGAACAAATTCCTTCTGATGGGATTGTCCTTAAAGGGACAAGTTCAGTCAATGAAAGTGCCATTACAGGAGAGTCTGTCCCTGTTGAAAAACAGATTGATGCAACGGTTTTTGGCGGAAGCATTAACAATGATGGAACGTTATTTATTACGTTAACAAAAGCGTATCAAGACTCCGCATTAGCCAAAATTTTAAATTTAGTTTATGAAGCACAAGAAACGAAAACACAAACTGAACTATTCATTAACAAATTTGCTAAATATTACACACCGTTGATTATGCTCCTAGCAGTGCTCGTAATGATTGTTCCACCTTTATTCTTAGGAGCTGAGTGGATGCCATGGTTATACGAAGGATTGGCAGTTTTAATTATCGGTTGTCCATGTGCACTAGTCCTTTCTTCTCCAATTGCTTTAGTAGCAGGTATTACAAAATCAGCTCGCATTGGTATTTTGATTAAAGGAGGCAATCACTTAGAAACACTTGGTCGCTTAGAAACAATTGCATTTGATAAAACAGGAACTTTAACAGAAGGAAAACTGGCTGTGAGTGATGTTAAAGTATATCGTCCTGAATTTTATCAAATTAGTCGTTTAATGGAACAAGAATCGATGCATCCAATTGCTAAAGCAATTGTTAGCTATACCTTAGAAAACAATTCGCAAGAAGACTCGCTACAAGTTGAAGAGTTGGTAACAGTAGCTGGTAGTGGATTAACTGGTAAAATAAAGGATACTCATTATTTCCTGGGAAATGAACGTCAAATACCGGAAGAGCTTTTAACAAAAGAAATCAAAAAAGACATTGAATATTTTAAAGAAAATGGACGTACCTTAGTGATTACAGCTAGTGAAACAGAAGTTTTAGGTATCTTTGGTTTAACCGACAAAATCAGAAGTGAAAGTAAAGAAATCATTTCTGATTTGCATAAACTAGGAATGAAAAAAGTTGTAATGCTCACAGGGGATCACGAAAAAATTGCAGAAAGTGTTGCAAATGAACTAGGAATCGATGAAGTTCATAGTTCATTATTACCAGAACAAAAACTTGACTTAATTGACGAACTATCAACGAAAGGGATTACAGCAATGGTTGGAGATGGTGTGAACGATTCACCAGCCTTAGTAAAAAGCGATTTAGGCATTGCGATGGGGAAAGGGACAGATAGCGCAATTGAAGTTGCGGATGTTGTTTTGATGCAAGACCACTTAGGTCGCTTGCCAGATGCGATTCGAATTGCAAAATTAGTAAAAAAAATTATTCGAATCAATATTTCGATTGCCTTAGGATTAAAAGTAATTGCGTTGCTATTAACTATTCCAGGTTGGTTGACACTATGGTTTGCGATTTTAGCTGATATGGGTGCAACAATATTGGTTACGTTAATTAGTTTGACTATCTTATTACCAATGAGAAAACTAGGCAAAAAATAA
- a CDS encoding HD domain-containing protein, translated as MGMHQYIKSLSDLENIIRCPGKFKYEDHSVASHSFKVTQIAQFLGTVEEQAGQEINWRSLYEKALNHDYTELFIGDIKTPVKYATPALREMLADVEDSMMENFVKKEIPEEFQAVYLERLKEGKDSSLEGQILSVADKVDLLYESFGEIQKGNPESVFTEIYEESLKTILEFDHLASVNYFLEEVLPDLLSGNFTNQEQLQKISKRILNKTKL; from the coding sequence ATGGGAATGCATCAATACATTAAAAGTTTAAGCGATTTAGAAAATATAATTCGGTGTCCAGGGAAGTTTAAATACGAAGATCATTCAGTTGCGTCGCATTCATTTAAAGTAACCCAAATTGCTCAATTTTTAGGTACTGTAGAAGAGCAAGCAGGGCAAGAAATCAATTGGCGCTCGCTATATGAAAAAGCCTTGAATCATGATTATACCGAGTTGTTTATCGGAGATATTAAGACTCCAGTCAAATATGCAACGCCTGCGTTAAGAGAAATGCTAGCTGACGTAGAAGATTCAATGATGGAGAATTTTGTGAAAAAGGAAATTCCTGAAGAGTTTCAAGCTGTCTATTTAGAACGTTTAAAAGAAGGAAAAGACTCCTCGTTAGAAGGACAAATTTTATCTGTTGCAGATAAAGTCGATTTATTATATGAATCATTTGGCGAGATTCAAAAAGGAAATCCAGAAAGTGTATTTACAGAGATTTATGAAGAGTCATTGAAAACAATTTTGGAGTTTGACCATTTAGCCAGTGTAAACTATTTCTTAGAAGAAGTACTCCCAGATTTGTTGAGTGGCAACTTTACGAATCAAGAACAGCTCCAAAAAATATCAAAAAGAATTTTAAATAAAACAAAATTATGA